One Alkalispirochaeta americana DNA window includes the following coding sequences:
- a CDS encoding tripartite tricarboxylate transporter TctB family protein, producing the protein MILGAACMLFAVLAYTQTGSLPAQAALFPKLVIFGMGVSGFLLIVDTLTRHRRRRLAEVISINLQTAIYQILIPGAMMLVTYGLLQLIGFYAAGFLLIQMVFFYQPFRTGGVRPTLSYVAKGVVFAAVTMTVMYIAFTLLLKLPVPRGSFFS; encoded by the coding sequence GTGATTTTAGGAGCCGCCTGCATGCTATTTGCTGTATTGGCCTACACGCAAACAGGAAGTTTACCAGCTCAAGCCGCTCTATTTCCAAAATTAGTCATTTTTGGAATGGGAGTTTCTGGTTTTCTGTTGATTGTGGATACCCTTACCAGGCATCGACGAAGGCGACTGGCAGAAGTCATATCTATTAATTTGCAAACAGCAATTTATCAGATTCTGATCCCTGGGGCCATGATGTTGGTCACATACGGCCTTCTGCAACTGATCGGCTTTTATGCGGCAGGGTTTCTACTCATACAAATGGTATTTTTCTACCAGCCTTTTCGGACAGGGGGAGTTAGACCAACCCTTTCCTATGTGGCAAAAGGTGTAGTTTTCGCCGCTGTTACTATGACGGTAATGTATATTGCATTCACGCTACTGCTAAAGTTGCCGGTTCCAAGAGGTTCCTTTTTCAGTTAA
- a CDS encoding MurR/RpiR family transcriptional regulator, producing MHEIFFRVIVLIMMESQSCLYIISSLLDEFSSKERLIGEFILSNPSAAVYPTLQELADTIGVSESALFRFVKKIGYDGYRSFRIALATETVEPPKAVYDTEDEATDASSAIRTVFDTNIAALEHIKNTLDRDSFEEAVRSIIGASRVYLFGLGGSGLIAQDAYHKFLRTGIHCSAPGDFHLQLMQASQLSPDETVLIVSHSGSNKDALALAEGAKERGATLIGMTSNSNAPLCKMADILLLSEQCPPPCVREAFSTRITQLSIIDALYLSIMNHLGEEGRQSITRMREAISKRRLRGDTSIA from the coding sequence TTGCATGAAATTTTCTTTCGTGTTATCGTTCTTATCATGATGGAAAGCCAAAGCTGTTTGTATATCATCTCATCGCTCCTGGACGAGTTCTCCAGTAAAGAGCGCCTGATCGGGGAGTTCATCCTTTCGAACCCCTCGGCGGCGGTGTACCCTACGCTCCAGGAGCTGGCAGATACCATCGGGGTTTCCGAATCTGCCCTCTTCCGGTTTGTGAAAAAGATCGGCTACGACGGCTACCGATCCTTCAGAATTGCTCTGGCAACGGAGACGGTAGAGCCACCCAAAGCGGTTTACGACACCGAAGATGAGGCCACCGACGCCTCATCGGCGATACGAACGGTCTTCGACACCAACATTGCAGCCCTGGAGCATATCAAAAACACCCTGGACAGGGATTCCTTCGAGGAGGCTGTGCGAAGCATCATCGGCGCTTCCCGGGTATATCTTTTCGGCCTGGGCGGATCGGGACTGATCGCCCAGGATGCCTATCACAAGTTTCTGCGAACAGGTATCCACTGCAGTGCTCCCGGCGATTTCCATCTTCAACTTATGCAGGCATCGCAACTGAGCCCTGACGAGACCGTCCTGATCGTCTCCCACTCCGGGTCGAACAAGGACGCCCTGGCTCTGGCCGAAGGTGCAAAAGAGCGAGGCGCAACACTGATCGGCATGACCAGCAACTCCAACGCGCCGTTGTGCAAAATGGCAGATATCCTTCTGCTCTCGGAACAATGCCCTCCCCCCTGTGTCAGGGAGGCTTTCTCCACCAGAATAACCCAGCTCTCCATTATTGATGCACTCTACCTGAGCATAATGAACCACCTGGGAGAAGAGGGTCGGCAAAGTATCACGCGAATGAGAGAAGCAATATCAAAACGGCGCTTGCGGGGCGATACATCAATTGCCTGA
- a CDS encoding sugar kinase has translation MTLQIKPEGHLDFMALGALVLRLDPGLRPFHTARDFEAHVSGGEYNCAANLSDCFQLKTGIASAMVDYPLGDLIRRSVRSMGVTPLYKDFDHNGVTGPNMATVFSDRGQGVRPPVVFYNRSNEAAAALKPGDFNWQEIFSRGIRWFHSGGIFAALSETTGEVIIEAMKAAREAGTVTSFDLNYREKLWNLRGGPEKARDVFHRIVEQADVLVGNEEDLQMGLGIKGPSVTQKEHSSLDPETFLSMIDDVRQRYPRMKVVATTLRDVSSTNRHRWSAAAWIHGESLVAPVCELDVLDRVGGGDGFASGLFYGLLSGQSPENALRTGWAHGALLTTFPGDTTMANREQVQAFAAGGSARIQR, from the coding sequence ATGACCTTGCAGATCAAACCAGAGGGACACCTTGATTTCATGGCCCTGGGGGCCCTGGTACTTCGCCTGGACCCGGGCCTGCGCCCCTTCCACACCGCCCGAGACTTCGAGGCCCATGTGAGCGGGGGGGAATACAACTGTGCCGCCAACCTTTCGGACTGTTTCCAGCTCAAAACGGGAATCGCTTCGGCCATGGTGGACTATCCCCTGGGGGATCTCATCAGGCGAAGCGTACGATCCATGGGGGTGACCCCGTTGTACAAGGATTTCGACCACAACGGTGTGACAGGACCAAATATGGCCACCGTCTTCAGCGACCGGGGGCAGGGAGTCCGCCCCCCCGTGGTGTTCTACAATCGTTCCAACGAGGCTGCCGCAGCCCTCAAGCCAGGGGATTTCAACTGGCAGGAGATATTTTCCCGGGGCATCCGCTGGTTTCACAGCGGAGGAATCTTTGCAGCTCTCTCGGAGACAACCGGCGAGGTAATCATCGAGGCTATGAAGGCTGCCCGCGAGGCAGGGACGGTCACGTCCTTTGATCTGAACTACCGGGAAAAGCTCTGGAATCTCCGGGGTGGCCCTGAAAAGGCCCGGGACGTGTTCCACCGGATCGTGGAACAGGCGGATGTGCTGGTGGGAAACGAAGAGGATCTTCAGATGGGACTGGGTATCAAGGGACCCAGCGTAACACAGAAGGAGCATTCCTCGCTGGACCCGGAGACATTCCTCTCCATGATAGACGATGTGCGCCAGCGCTATCCCCGCATGAAGGTGGTGGCCACAACCCTGCGGGACGTTTCCTCCACCAACCGTCACCGCTGGAGCGCTGCCGCCTGGATACACGGAGAGTCCCTGGTTGCCCCTGTATGCGAACTCGATGTCCTGGACCGTGTCGGCGGAGGAGACGGCTTTGCCTCGGGGCTTTTTTACGGCTTGCTCTCGGGACAGAGTCCGGAAAATGCTCTCCGCACGGGGTGGGCTCACGGCGCGTTGCTTACCACCTTTCCCGGAGATACCACCATGGCCAACCGGGAACAGGTTCAGGCTTTTGCCGCAGGAGGCTCCGCCCGCATCCAGCGGTAG